One stretch of Anaerolineales bacterium DNA includes these proteins:
- a CDS encoding RNA-binding protein has product MDNKLYVGNLPFSTTEEDLRNMFAQAGTVVSVSLIKDRDSGRSRGFAFVELSNQAEAEKAVGLFNNTLLDNRTLKVNLARPKEDSGKYRKPGGNRRY; this is encoded by the coding sequence ATGGATAATAAACTCTATGTAGGGAACTTGCCATTCAGCACCACCGAAGAAGACCTGCGAAATATGTTTGCCCAGGCGGGAACGGTCGTCTCTGTCAGTTTAATCAAGGATCGTGATTCCGGCCGTTCACGGGGATTTGCATTCGTCGAGCTGAGCAACCAGGCTGAGGCTGAAAAGGCAGTAGGTCTGTTCAACAATACGCTGCTGGATAACCGGACCCTGAAGGTCAACCTCGCCCGCCCCAAGGAGGACAGCGGAAAGTACCGCAAACCGGGCGGCAACAGGCGCTATTAG
- a CDS encoding alpha-glucan phosphorylase: MVNFKTIIPNQFTLPRRINRLGELAYNLWWTWNPEAQRLFSRIDTVLWEKTNHNAVQFLKLVDQARLKSVINDRYALDHYDRILRAFDDYMKLKNTWYASSYPHNLDQPVAYFSTEFGLHETMPIYAGGLGVLSGDHLKGASDLGLPFLAIGFLYTQGYFSQHISEDGWQEARYMRLKFEELPVLPFIDEQGNPFTVTIELPGRNIEARLWEIRVGRIPLYLLDSDVESNSPGDRELTSRLYISDMDARISQEIILGIGGVRALRALGYNPDVWHMNEGHSAFMVLERIRELVAAGNSFEKAADNVRSATIFTTHTNVPAGSDEFPIWLMDKYFSNFWPQLGLERDQFIQLAHHALPWGETFSMPILAMNFSTKRNAVSELHGKVARKIWNFYWPNLREDEVPITHITNGVHTTTWLARRLSSMYDRYLGNGWKDHIDDQELWERIENIPDAELWAIRRHLKRKLTIYILERTREQWLHGGVHPVQVIASGALLDPYALTIGFARRFATYKRANLILHDVNRLMEIINKPTQPVQIIFAGKAHPADEPGKLIIQEVYRTIKKAEAGGRLVFLEDYDMNLARYLVQGVDVWLNTPRRPNEASGTSGQKAAFNGVLNFSVLDGWWREGFNGSNGWAIGDEQDRETNEQQDDADAESLYDTLENKIIPLYYQDRSADNQPGDWITFMKESMRTLTPRFNVQRMVKEYTERMYLPTER, translated from the coding sequence ATGGTTAATTTCAAAACGATCATCCCCAACCAGTTCACCCTTCCCCGCAGGATAAACCGCCTCGGTGAACTGGCTTACAACTTATGGTGGACCTGGAATCCTGAGGCTCAACGACTTTTCTCCCGGATCGACACCGTACTCTGGGAAAAAACCAATCACAATGCAGTTCAATTCCTCAAGCTGGTAGACCAGGCTCGTCTAAAAAGTGTGATCAATGATCGCTACGCACTGGATCACTATGACCGCATCCTGCGTGCCTTCGACGATTACATGAAATTAAAAAATACCTGGTATGCGAGTAGCTATCCCCATAATTTAGACCAACCCGTGGCATACTTTTCGACAGAATTTGGCCTGCATGAGACCATGCCGATTTATGCTGGAGGGCTGGGAGTGCTTTCAGGAGATCATCTGAAAGGTGCCAGTGACCTGGGGTTGCCATTCCTGGCTATTGGATTCCTATACACCCAGGGGTATTTTTCTCAGCATATCTCCGAGGATGGGTGGCAGGAAGCTCGTTACATGCGTTTAAAATTTGAAGAGCTACCAGTCCTGCCTTTCATCGACGAGCAGGGAAACCCCTTCACGGTTACTATAGAGCTGCCTGGCAGGAATATCGAAGCCCGTTTATGGGAGATTCGCGTCGGCCGGATACCTCTGTATTTGCTCGACAGTGATGTGGAAAGCAATTCACCTGGCGACCGTGAGCTGACTTCACGGCTGTATATCAGCGACATGGATGCACGCATCTCGCAGGAAATCATCTTGGGGATTGGCGGCGTCAGGGCTTTGCGTGCCCTCGGCTACAACCCCGATGTATGGCATATGAACGAAGGTCATTCAGCGTTCATGGTGTTGGAACGCATCCGTGAGCTGGTTGCAGCTGGCAATTCATTTGAAAAAGCAGCTGATAATGTCCGGTCCGCTACCATTTTCACCACACACACGAATGTACCCGCTGGCTCGGATGAGTTCCCCATCTGGTTGATGGATAAGTATTTTTCCAACTTCTGGCCCCAATTGGGCCTGGAACGCGACCAGTTTATCCAGCTTGCCCACCATGCCCTGCCTTGGGGTGAGACGTTCAGCATGCCCATCCTGGCGATGAATTTTTCCACGAAACGCAACGCAGTGTCGGAGCTGCACGGTAAGGTTGCCCGTAAAATTTGGAATTTTTATTGGCCGAACCTCAGAGAAGATGAAGTGCCGATCACACACATTACCAATGGTGTGCACACAACCACCTGGCTTGCCCGGCGCTTGAGCTCCATGTACGATCGCTATCTCGGGAATGGCTGGAAAGACCACATCGACGACCAGGAGCTTTGGGAGCGGATCGAGAACATCCCAGACGCAGAGCTGTGGGCGATCCGCCGCCACTTGAAGCGAAAGTTAACCATATACATCCTGGAACGCACCCGTGAACAATGGCTGCATGGTGGAGTCCATCCGGTACAGGTGATTGCCTCCGGCGCATTGCTGGATCCCTATGCATTGACCATCGGATTTGCCCGCCGCTTCGCTACATATAAGCGGGCGAACTTGATCCTACATGATGTCAACCGCTTGATGGAAATCATCAACAAACCTACCCAGCCAGTGCAGATCATCTTTGCCGGTAAAGCCCACCCAGCAGATGAACCAGGTAAGCTCATCATCCAGGAGGTGTACCGGACGATCAAAAAAGCCGAAGCTGGCGGCCGGTTGGTGTTCCTTGAAGATTACGACATGAACCTAGCCAGGTACCTTGTCCAGGGTGTGGATGTGTGGCTGAATACCCCTCGCAGGCCCAATGAAGCATCTGGCACCTCCGGGCAAAAAGCAGCCTTCAACGGCGTGCTTAATTTTTCTGTTTTGGATGGTTGGTGGCGCGAAGGATTCAATGGATCCAATGGTTGGGCTATTGGGGATGAGCAGGATCGTGAGACCAACGAGCAACAGGATGACGCCGATGCCGAAAGCCTGTATGATACCCTCGAGAATAAAATCATCCCTTTGTATTATCAAGACCGCTCCGCGGATAACCAGCCCGGGGATTGGATCACCTTCATGAAAGAATCGATGCGTACACTGACCCCGCGCTTCAATGTCCAGCGTATGGTGAAAGAATATACCGAGCGAATGTACCTGCCAACTGAACGATAG
- a CDS encoding 6-O-methylguanine DNA methyltransferase: MNTYTQLSDDYARIEQVIYYLERNASRQPSLEEIAEHIHLSEYHLQRLFTRWVGVSPKRFLQYITKEHAKQMLVQSASVLDTAYQVGLSSPGRLHDLFITWEAVTPGEFKQRGEGIAITYGFHPTPFGEILLGTTERGICFLSFIMPSGRTAALQALRKIWPKARLVEAPGATEPLISEIFGLTASHSRNPLHIYLNGSNFQLKVWEALLRIPPGSVVSYRDIAAHLGDPQASRAVGNALGRNPVPVLIPCHRVITSLGEFGNYHYGEARKIALLGWEMARLSSSGQ; this comes from the coding sequence ATGAACACTTACACTCAACTCTCCGATGACTATGCTCGCATTGAGCAGGTTATCTATTACCTCGAAAGAAACGCTTCTCGACAGCCCAGCCTGGAAGAGATCGCCGAACACATCCACCTGAGTGAATATCACCTTCAACGACTGTTCACGCGCTGGGTGGGGGTGAGTCCCAAACGCTTCTTGCAATACATCACCAAGGAACACGCCAAGCAAATGCTGGTTCAATCCGCCAGCGTGCTTGACACTGCTTACCAGGTAGGCTTATCCAGTCCCGGCAGGCTGCACGACCTGTTCATCACCTGGGAAGCCGTTACCCCAGGCGAGTTTAAGCAACGAGGGGAAGGTATCGCCATAACGTATGGTTTTCACCCGACACCTTTTGGTGAAATCCTGCTGGGCACTACCGAACGTGGCATCTGTTTTCTGTCATTCATCATGCCATCCGGCCGCACTGCCGCGCTGCAAGCCCTGCGCAAGATCTGGCCCAAGGCCAGGTTGGTGGAAGCCCCCGGGGCCACCGAGCCTTTAATCTCGGAAATATTTGGGCTGACTGCCTCCCATTCTCGGAACCCCCTTCACATTTACCTGAACGGCTCAAATTTCCAGCTCAAGGTGTGGGAGGCCCTACTGCGGATCCCCCCGGGTAGTGTGGTATCATACCGTGACATCGCCGCCCATCTGGGCGATCCGCAAGCTTCTCGGGCAGTGGGCAATGCTTTAGGGCGTAATCCTGTGCCGGTATTGATCCCTTGCCATCGGGTGATCACCTCCTTGGGAGAGTTTGGAAATTATCATTACGGTGAAGCGCGCAAGATCGCTCTATTGGGCTGGGAAATGGCCAGGCTGTCAAGCTCTGGTCAATGA
- a CDS encoding Fe-S oxidoreductase, which translates to MLVETVQLFVTCIIDTLYPETGEAVVRVLEKAGVQVSFPPGQTCCGQPAFNAGFRSQARQMAIQTIQAFEDYPGPVVVPSGSCAAMLRHSYIELFAGDQQWLPKAEQLASRTYELTEYLVDVLGITDLGVQFNQRITYHSSCHLLRGLGVDHQPRRLLAAIQGVELVELPDSGDCCGFGGVFSVEHPEISSAMLERKIANLEASGADLVVACDAGCVTNINGGLHRKNKAPHAVHIADVLGKT; encoded by the coding sequence ATTCTTGTGGAAACTGTTCAATTATTTGTGACATGCATCATCGATACACTTTACCCTGAGACGGGAGAAGCAGTGGTGCGGGTGCTGGAGAAGGCTGGAGTACAGGTCTCCTTTCCGCCCGGACAGACCTGTTGCGGGCAGCCTGCCTTCAATGCAGGCTTCCGTTCTCAGGCGCGCCAGATGGCAATCCAGACCATCCAGGCCTTTGAGGATTATCCTGGTCCGGTCGTGGTTCCTTCGGGATCATGCGCAGCGATGCTCCGTCATTCGTACATCGAATTATTCGCTGGAGACCAGCAATGGCTGCCAAAGGCAGAGCAGCTTGCCAGTCGAACCTACGAGCTGACGGAGTATCTGGTGGACGTCTTGGGAATTACTGACCTGGGGGTGCAGTTCAATCAACGCATAACCTATCATTCCTCATGCCATCTGTTACGCGGCCTGGGTGTGGATCACCAGCCGCGTCGTTTGTTGGCCGCTATCCAAGGAGTTGAGCTGGTCGAGCTGCCGGATAGTGGAGACTGCTGCGGTTTTGGTGGCGTGTTCTCTGTTGAGCATCCTGAAATCTCGAGTGCCATGCTCGAGCGCAAGATTGCCAATCTGGAAGCCAGCGGTGCAGACCTGGTTGTGGCATGCGATGCCGGATGCGTGACCAATATTAATGGTGGTTTGCATCGCAAAAACAAGGCCCCGCATGCCGTGCACATCGCCGATGTTCTGGGAAAGACCTAG
- a CDS encoding peptide chain release factor 1, which yields MPLELLDKLAGIEQRYEELSRLFMEVGDDYQRAAELNKERIDLEAIVTKAREYRQALEHIEDAHSLVDSDDAELSMLAEAEILDLEPQIEQLEREIKSMLLPKDPRDDRNVIMEIRAGTGGDEAAIFAADLFRLYSHYAEARRWNIEVLSSSEIGIGGYKEIIFLVKGKGAYSRLKYESGVHRVQRVPVTESQGRIHTSTATVAVLAEVDEVEITIPEADIRMDVYRSAGAGGQNVQKNATAVRITHIPTGIVVACQDERSQLQNRMRAMSILRARLYEIEEEKRRAEIDANRRSQVGTGERAEKIRTYNYPQSRVTDHRINFSTYNLAGFMTGSLLDDFIDELATRDEAERLATLGEDAVAEDSE from the coding sequence ATGCCATTAGAACTATTGGATAAATTAGCTGGAATTGAGCAGCGTTATGAGGAGTTGAGCCGGTTATTTATGGAAGTCGGTGATGACTACCAGAGAGCTGCCGAGCTGAACAAGGAACGCATTGACCTGGAAGCCATCGTCACCAAAGCGCGCGAGTACCGCCAAGCCCTGGAACATATTGAAGATGCTCATTCGCTGGTCGACAGTGACGATGCTGAGCTAAGCATGCTGGCCGAAGCTGAGATTCTGGACCTGGAACCCCAGATTGAGCAGCTGGAGCGTGAAATCAAATCCATGCTGCTACCCAAGGACCCGCGCGATGACCGCAACGTGATCATGGAAATCCGGGCAGGCACAGGCGGCGATGAGGCGGCAATCTTTGCTGCCGACCTGTTCCGGTTGTACTCGCATTATGCTGAAGCTCGCAGGTGGAACATCGAGGTTCTCTCCTCGAGTGAGATAGGAATCGGTGGCTACAAAGAGATCATCTTCCTGGTCAAGGGCAAAGGAGCTTATTCCCGCCTGAAATATGAATCAGGCGTCCACCGCGTGCAGCGCGTACCGGTGACTGAATCACAAGGCCGCATCCACACCTCCACAGCCACAGTGGCCGTTCTGGCCGAGGTTGACGAGGTGGAGATCACCATCCCTGAAGCGGATATCCGCATGGATGTCTACCGCTCAGCGGGTGCTGGTGGCCAAAATGTACAGAAGAATGCTACAGCTGTGCGTATCACCCATATCCCAACAGGAATTGTGGTCGCCTGCCAGGATGAACGCTCACAGCTGCAAAACCGCATGCGGGCTATGAGCATTTTACGCGCCCGCTTGTATGAAATTGAAGAAGAAAAACGCCGGGCAGAGATCGATGCCAACCGGCGGTCACAGGTTGGCACAGGCGAGCGGGCAGAGAAAATCCGCACTTACAATTATCCCCAATCACGTGTGACAGATCACCGCATCAACTTTTCCACCTACAACCTGGCTGGCTTCATGACCGGGTCTTTACTGGATGATTTTATCGATGAGCTGGCAACCCGCGATGAGGCTGAACGTCTGGCTACCCTGGGTGAAGATGCTGTGGCCGAAGACAGCGAATAA
- a CDS encoding EamA family transporter: MKPRAWAALIAVYIVWGSTYLAIRFTIETIPPFISAGIRFLISGLILFIWRRLSGDQAPSKIEWRAATIVGLLLLLGGNGALVWAEQRIPSGIASLFIATTPLWMVLIDSLRPGGKNASWLTWAGVFVGLLGIALLANPWQQHTTSSPPLDIVGIVALLFGAFSWSIGSLYSRSAPLPKSPLMGTGMEMLAGSLGLFAFATLIGEWKQFDVSTISLSSIGGLTYLIIFGSGIGFVAYTWLLRNAPTTIVATYAYVNPVVAILLGSLIAHEPLEQVELIAAMIIISGVVLITTGRTLTEKKLDSVPLTPGED, encoded by the coding sequence ATGAAACCACGAGCCTGGGCAGCGCTCATCGCTGTATATATCGTATGGGGATCCACTTACCTGGCAATCCGTTTCACCATCGAAACGATCCCCCCGTTCATCTCGGCTGGAATCCGCTTTTTGATCTCCGGTTTAATCCTGTTTATCTGGCGTCGGCTAAGTGGCGACCAGGCACCCAGTAAAATTGAGTGGCGGGCAGCCACGATCGTCGGACTGCTGCTCTTATTGGGAGGAAATGGTGCCCTGGTGTGGGCAGAACAGCGTATCCCATCGGGGATCGCCTCACTATTCATCGCTACTACGCCTTTATGGATGGTGCTGATCGACTCGCTGCGGCCGGGGGGCAAAAACGCTTCCTGGTTGACCTGGGCTGGAGTGTTCGTCGGCCTGCTTGGCATCGCCCTGCTGGCCAATCCATGGCAGCAGCATACTACCTCTAGCCCTCCCCTGGATATTGTCGGGATCGTCGCGCTGCTCTTCGGTGCATTTTCCTGGTCGATAGGCTCTCTCTACAGTCGCTCAGCCCCCCTGCCGAAATCACCCCTGATGGGGACCGGGATGGAAATGCTGGCTGGATCACTGGGGTTGTTTGCCTTCGCCACCCTGATTGGCGAGTGGAAGCAATTCGACGTAAGTACCATTTCCTTATCTTCGATTGGCGGATTGACCTACCTGATCATTTTCGGCTCAGGAATCGGATTCGTCGCCTACACCTGGCTGTTACGCAATGCACCTACGACGATCGTTGCAACATATGCCTACGTCAACCCGGTAGTAGCCATCTTACTGGGCAGCCTCATCGCTCATGAGCCGCTTGAACAAGTTGAGCTCATCGCAGCCATGATCATTATCAGTGGGGTGGTGCTGATCACTACCGGCAGAACCCTAACTGAGAAAAAACTGGATTCCGTTCCGCTCACCCCGGGCGAGGACTGA
- the prmC gene encoding peptide chain release factor N(5)-glutamine methyltransferase: protein MPVEKTLKELLAEITLQLEPSSDTASLDAQVLVAHQLGKPRAWVMAHPEFQVSPAQYAQISHAMERLRNGEPLPYVVGHWEFYGKDFILTPDVLIPRPDTELLVEESIRWLKQHPTQRQAIDVGTGSGCIGISLAAAIPDLHLVLTDISGSALGVAQKNALKHVLSGRMEFVQANLLEGIAGYFDLICANLPYIPTDMLKTLPVAIREPVLALDGGQDGIHLTSRLLEQARRCLIPGGAIFLEIEALQGNEINMLAEKLYPAAQIKVIKSLAGWDRCVVIERSRFLVHICQREEWQRAQKYGSFQDDSLKQSGFIHCSTPEQVLEVANRFYRDVPDLVLLWLNPDLLLANLHWEPTDGQLFPHVYGPINLQAVVSITNLCCDDDHTFRTIELPV, encoded by the coding sequence ATGCCGGTTGAAAAAACCCTCAAAGAATTACTGGCTGAGATAACCTTACAACTTGAGCCCTCCAGCGATACTGCCTCCCTGGACGCACAGGTGCTGGTCGCACATCAGCTCGGGAAACCCCGGGCATGGGTCATGGCACATCCGGAGTTCCAAGTCAGTCCCGCACAGTATGCTCAGATATCCCACGCCATGGAGCGCCTGCGAAATGGAGAACCTCTGCCATATGTTGTTGGGCATTGGGAGTTTTATGGCAAGGATTTCATCCTCACCCCTGATGTGCTTATCCCCCGGCCGGATACTGAACTGCTGGTCGAGGAGAGCATCCGCTGGCTGAAGCAACACCCAACTCAACGTCAGGCGATCGATGTCGGGACGGGCTCAGGCTGCATTGGGATCAGCCTGGCTGCTGCCATTCCAGACCTGCACCTGGTGTTGACCGATATTTCAGGCTCAGCCCTGGGCGTAGCGCAGAAGAACGCCCTAAAACACGTGCTATCTGGCCGGATGGAGTTCGTCCAGGCAAACCTGCTGGAAGGGATTGCTGGGTATTTTGACTTGATCTGCGCCAACCTGCCTTATATCCCTACAGACATGCTGAAAACATTACCGGTTGCAATTCGTGAACCGGTACTGGCTCTCGATGGGGGCCAAGATGGCATTCACCTGACCAGCAGGCTGCTTGAACAAGCCCGGCGTTGTTTGATCCCTGGCGGGGCCATCTTCCTGGAAATTGAAGCGTTGCAAGGAAATGAGATCAACATGCTTGCCGAAAAACTGTATCCGGCTGCCCAGATTAAGGTAATCAAGAGCCTGGCAGGCTGGGACCGCTGTGTGGTGATCGAGCGATCGAGGTTTCTCGTCCATATCTGCCAGCGCGAAGAATGGCAACGAGCACAAAAATATGGGAGCTTCCAGGATGACTCTTTGAAGCAATCCGGTTTTATCCATTGCTCGACGCCTGAGCAGGTTTTAGAGGTGGCGAACCGCTTCTACCGGGATGTACCTGACTTGGTACTTCTTTGGCTGAACCCCGACTTGCTGCTAGCCAATCTTCACTGGGAACCTACCGATGGTCAGTTATTCCCCCATGTGTACGGTCCGATTAACCTCCAGGCAGTTGTATCGATCACTAATTTGTGTTGTGATGATGATCATACTTTTCGCACCATCGAGCTTCCCGTTTAA
- a CDS encoding cytochrome ubiquinol oxidase subunit I, which produces MNVLLLARLQFAITIIYHFFFVPLTLGLSLMVAIFESIYVATGKETYKRLTKFWGKLFLINFAIGVVTGIVQEFQFGMSWSEYSRFVGDIFGAPLAIEALLAFFLESTFLGIWIFGWDRISKGLHLATIWLVVVGSTISAMWILVANAFMQHPVGYTIEDGRAVLTNFWEVVTNLPIFSHFPHVLSAGLVTASFFMMGVSAYHLIRHNETELFRISIRLASAVGLVATIAVGLSGHTQGQELLVTQPMKLASLEALYNTEDPASLSIITIGNPVTREVLLDWRVPGLLSFMEYNRFTGKVEGILDLEQQYIQQYGPGDYVPPPYILYWSFRAMVGAGLLMILISLVALFIELKNLYAKLGWFIKILPFAVALPYIANTTGWILTEVGRFPWTVYRVLKLPDSVSLALSGGEILISLIGFILVYGLLITATVYLMMKFAKAGPVLTSESPAEFNPSLVAPSEGK; this is translated from the coding sequence ATGAATGTGTTGCTGCTCGCTAGGCTTCAATTTGCAATCACAATCATTTACCATTTTTTCTTTGTTCCCCTAACCCTGGGTCTGTCTCTAATGGTGGCGATCTTTGAATCTATCTATGTCGCCACTGGCAAAGAGACCTACAAACGCCTGACCAAGTTCTGGGGAAAATTATTCCTGATCAACTTTGCTATTGGCGTGGTCACGGGCATCGTCCAGGAATTCCAGTTCGGCATGTCATGGTCAGAATACTCACGTTTCGTAGGTGATATTTTTGGGGCACCCCTGGCTATCGAAGCCCTGCTGGCGTTCTTCCTGGAATCCACGTTTCTGGGGATATGGATTTTCGGCTGGGACCGGATATCCAAGGGCTTACATCTGGCTACCATATGGTTGGTGGTCGTTGGAAGCACTATCTCCGCCATGTGGATCCTGGTTGCCAATGCATTCATGCAGCACCCGGTCGGATATACCATTGAGGATGGTCGGGCGGTTTTGACCAATTTCTGGGAAGTGGTGACGAACCTCCCCATCTTTAGCCATTTTCCGCACGTCCTCAGTGCAGGATTGGTCACCGCTTCATTTTTTATGATGGGGGTGAGTGCTTATCACCTGATCAGGCACAATGAGACGGAATTGTTTCGAATATCCATCCGCCTGGCAAGTGCGGTTGGTCTGGTGGCAACCATTGCAGTCGGTCTATCCGGGCACACCCAGGGCCAGGAACTGTTGGTTACCCAGCCCATGAAACTGGCCTCCCTTGAAGCCCTCTATAACACCGAAGATCCTGCCTCCCTGTCCATCATCACGATCGGAAATCCGGTGACGCGTGAAGTATTACTCGATTGGCGGGTACCTGGCTTACTGAGCTTCATGGAATATAACCGCTTCACAGGTAAAGTTGAAGGCATTCTTGACCTTGAACAACAGTATATACAGCAGTACGGCCCAGGTGATTACGTGCCACCACCGTACATCCTGTATTGGAGCTTTCGCGCCATGGTCGGGGCTGGATTATTGATGATTCTAATCAGTCTGGTGGCATTATTCATCGAACTAAAAAACCTTTATGCAAAACTAGGCTGGTTCATAAAGATACTGCCCTTTGCGGTTGCCCTGCCCTACATTGCTAACACAACGGGTTGGATCCTGACGGAAGTGGGCCGCTTCCCCTGGACGGTGTACAGAGTACTCAAGCTCCCAGACAGCGTGTCGCTGGCCTTAAGCGGAGGTGAGATCCTGATAAGCTTGATCGGATTTATCCT